The segment AGGCACCAATCATGACACTTGCGTCAGAAAGCCTCCTCAAATGGCTCTCGGTTCCTCCGGGATTGAGGACAGCTTAAGAAAGAGCAGGCTATTCAAACATCTCATGTTGTGACCCCAGAGACCAAGCAGTGAAAACAGGATCTTGTTTGCTGACCTACAGTTGTGTCACACCGACTGCATATCACTCTGCAGTCGCCGCTGTGCGAAACAGTTTCATCAGGCACTTTCAGTTCCTCAGATAAgacacaaacaggcaaacagaggaagaacacCCAGCATAACGAAACAGCAAGGAAGGCACACAGAGGGAGATGGACAGCCCACGTGATCAGCCCACTGAATGACATCATTGCAGAGAATCTAGgacaaagagggaggagagctggagagagctGGCATGCCGGGCGGACACCATGGCAAGCCCTCAGCAACATGGATGCCTGGCTGATATCAGCCACACTGAGATGGAAGCATCTTGTGCAGCGGAAGCATTCAGCCATTTTGCATCACTTATCGTATATCCAGTgcagtgtgtacatgcacaaacaaatcaCGGCTCCTCACAGCCTATGCAGCGGGCTTACACTGGTATATTTACCACTTCCCAAATATGGTCATTTCCTATTGATTTTGAGTCTGCCTGCCTAAATAATAGATGTTTGTAATCTTTGTTTGCTTATTCCTTTGCATGCATAATATATTAGCTTTGtttgaaatattcctttatCGAAAGGGCATGACACCAGGTGGATCTATAATGTATGccatattttgatcaaaaaataaaatctaaatatgaaaaatgatattgaaagtagtcagcaaaataaaaaatctaattaGATGATATTTTCTCAAACATGAGTAAAATTCTTATCCTGTGATCTATAACAGGAGTACAGTCAGTCAATATAATCTTTTGATAATGCATGTTGCAGGTTTGTAATGATCATTTTGTTCAGGTATGATTGCATGAAATATATTTGGGGGGCATTACCAAATGGtggaagtcattttttttcctgcacaggAGCGAATCCCCTGCCCTGCATGTATAAATCTGGTAGCGCCGCCCTCCCATTCAGCAGTTGTTGCATCGACCCCGTTGGGTAGAACACGCAacgcaatacacacacagattttaaaAAGGATCTTTCTTCGCATTTTCTTGTCTCTCCCTTGCTATCTGAACCTCTTAAGAAAACATGGTAAGTCACATAGTCTTTTTTCAGCCATTTGTGTCTGAAAGGATTAGGGTGATGTTTTCTGAGGAGGAATGTAAGGAGTGCAGCACCGGCCGGCGTCTCGCTCGTTGTAAGGCTCCGTTGTCCTCCACGTCGATTCGTCTCCAATTCACCATCCAGCCATTTGGATGCGGTGTAGATTTTCCTTTTAGGAATTTATcactgactaaaaaaaaaaaaaaggaaaaaaaaaaaaaaaaaaaaagaatgaaactGAGCAACCTGATTTTGCTGTTCCAACACATCGGGGCTGCAGTGGCACGATTTGATTTGCATTGTGTTGAGATTAGAACAATGCACTGACTCCCGCTGTATTCAGGCTACAGGAGCCTGTAATCTGAGACAAGACAATAAAGCGGCGCTCCTCAAGGAATAGTAATTGCTTTATTGGACACATTTTTGATATTGATAATCTTAAAATGTGAATATGGGAAAATCGGACGTCTTGCACATGCCTTACCCTCTGTTTTAAGGCAGGGAGGGGCAGAGTGGGTGGGGATAGAAGAAGACAACAGATTGCAACTGTccattattttaattcatagAGCAATACAGATTTTTCTATTTAACAACTGGTTTCCCTTGGGGTGCAAAATCACATCTTGCTCCGCTTTAAATGTGGTTATTGAGATGCCCAGGAcaaataaaggtttaaaaataattaaataaccACGCTGGCACTTAATTGATTTTCACCTCCGCTGCTAATTTAATTTAGTCTACACGCAGCCTGCCCCactatcatttttttctcttaaggATAATAAGGCAGGAGAGCAGACTTTCCCCCAGCATCCGCTGTGATAGCGCATCCTTAAGGAATCCGAGCAAGTGCGTGAATGTTCTAGAACGATAATGTGGACGCGCTCGTGCACGTGCACATGAATATGCATGCATTGTCTACcctagagaaagagagagagagaggacataaTAAAAGACAAGGGGACAAAAAGATTGGGAGAAAGACGACAGCAGCCCCCGCGATGCAGCCCCCTGCATTCGCAGCGCTGCTGTCAGGCATTTGTGTCCCCTGTAGATTGCAGTGCAGGGTGGTGCCTCTGGTGTGCAGTACCAGCCAGTCTCAGACAGGGGGAGCAACAGAATAATCCAATTTTCCAGTAATGCATGATGCTTTACAAATGTGCTACTTATCAATCCTTATgctattttaaatgtaaaagccATCTGTGACCCAGctgaacaaatgtgtgtaactAAAACTATACCAGTGCCAATaaactttgcttttctttttccttctgtaGCGTGAGTGCATCTCCATCCACGTTGGCCAGGCTGGTGTCCAGATTGGCAATGCCTGCTGGGAGCTTTACTGTCTGGAACATGGGATCCAGCCGGACGGACAGATGCCCAGTGACAAGACTCTTGGAGGAGGAGACGACTCTTTCAACACCTTCTTCAGTGAGACTGGAGCTGGAAAGCACGTCCCCAGGGCCGTTTTTGTGGACCTGGAGCCCACTGTCATCGGTAAACTCTCAGAATATATAGATCCAAtcattttcacttgatttcagtTTGTAAAACCCTGAAATGACTTGAATGTGGCCTGTCTCCTCAGATGAGGTTCGCACTGGGACGTACCGCCAGCTGTTCCACCCTGAGCAGCTGATCACTGGCAAGGAGGATGCAGCCAACAACTACGCCCGTGGGCACTACACCATTGGCAAAGAGATCATCGATCTGGTGCTGGACAGGATCCGCAAACTGGTGGGTGACTTGAGGAGGAGCTGATTCCAGTTGAGCTTCAGATTGTCAGTGTAAATGATGTTGCTGTTTCTTTCAGCTGAACATTTTGTGTGTCCCTCTTCCCCTCAGGCTGACCAGTGCACTGGTCTTCAGGGCTTCCTGGTCTTCCACAGCTTCGGAGGTGGCACCGGCTCCGGTTTCACTTCCCTGCTGATGGAGCGTCTGTCTGTGGACTACGGCAAGAAGTCCAAGCTGGAGTTCTCCATCTACCCAGCTCCCCAGGTGTCCACCGCTGTGGTGGAGCCCTACAACTCCATCCTGACCACCCACACCACCCTGGAGCACTCTGACTGTGCTTTCATGGTGGACAATGAGGCCATCTATGATATCTGCCGTAGAAACCTCGATATTGAGCGTCCCACCTACACAAACCTCAACAGGCTCATCAGCCAGATCGTTTCCTCCATCACCGCCTCCCTTCGTTTTGATGGCGCCCTCAATGTTGATCTGACAGAGTTCCAGACCAACTTGGTGCCATACCCCCGTATCCACTTCCCCCTGGCCACCTATGCCCCTGTTATCTCTGCTGAGAAGGCTTACCATGAGCAGCTCTCTGTGGCTGAGATCACCAACGCCTGCTTCGAGCCGGCCAATCAGATGGTGAAATGCGACCCTCGCCACGGCAAATACATGGCTTGCTGCCTTCTGTTCCGTGGTGATGTAGTGCCCAAAGATGTGAACGCTGCCATTGCCACCATCAAAACCAAGCGCACCATCCAGTTTGTGGACTGGTGTCCCACTGGTTTCAAGGTTGGCATCAACTACCAGCCCCCCACTGTAGTCCCTGGTGGAGACCTGGCCAAGGTCCAGAGGGCTGTGTGCATGCTGAGCAACACCACTGCTATTGCTGAGGCCTGGGCTCGGCTTGACCACAAGTTTGATCTGATGTACGCTAAGCGTGCCTTTGTGCACTGGTATGTTGGTGAGGGTATGGAGGAGGGTGAGTTCTCTGAGGCCAGAGAGGACATGGCAGCCCTGGAGAAAGATTATGAGGAGGTCGGAGTCGACTCCATtgagggtgagggagaggaggaaggagaggagtaTTAGAAAGACATGGCAAGTCGTCATTAAAAGAGTACAATGCTGCATGCTCTTCTGATAATTCATACCTAATAAAGATCGATCTTAATTGGcattttgtgtacttgtgtgtttcTTGGATTATTGACTAAAGTGGTTGAATAGGGGTTTCACAGTTCTTGGGTGGGTCTACTCATGTTAAAAGAACTTTGTTTTTCAGAGGCCTGTCAATACATGGCTGCAAAATCCTAAATCAACAGATTAGTCTGGGGGAAGGAGGGAGTCTGTTGAAATTAGATAATTTATGAAAAAGCTCATGAACACCATCACTGTTGCTGTTCTTaaattataaatgaataaatgtaagaCAACATCATGTAACAGTTTTGAACAAGGTTTAttggaaaaagaaacatttaaattCAGTTCGGTCCAAGTTAAAACATACACTGTTACCACCCAACTTGCTTCAGGTGGGTACCAAAAGAATCATGTTTGTCTAAAATATTATTAAGCAAATTATCACTTGATTTAAAGTTTAGGAAAAGCAAAATCTTACACATTCATGAATTTTTGCAGTAGAAAACatgtataaaaatgtataaaaagacAGTCCAGGTTACTATGATGTGCAAATCAGATGTTGCCTGGTTGTGTATGTAGTAGACGGTGCTGGCTTGGTGTTCTGCTCAGTCACACCAGCCTGTCCTGCAGCAGCGGGCAGTTGTCCACCGCTCCACGTCGGTTCAAAGGGTTCCAGGACATCACCACTCTGGAGCAGGTGTGAGCCTGGCTGACCTGGGGGCCTGCAGGCACAACATCCTCCTTCAGGGGATGGTAGGACTTGAAGCGCCTATAGAGAGAAGAAAGACATCCAGATGAGTTCTTTCATTTATATTTGGTTCACAGTGCATAAATGAGTTACCAAATGTGTCATGCTTGATTACTTTCTATATGACTTAAATAACCATAAGACAAGTTAGTTCTTACTTGTAAGAATATGCTACTGTTCCTACTGCTAGAGCAACTACCAGGACTCCCAGCACCATAGCTATGGTGCCAGATGAGGATAGACCAGAGCCTGAAACAAGAATAAGCCCAACAATAAGGCCATCGATAAGCACAACACAGAaggaattaaaaatataaacaaatttgcagaaaaaaaaaacaatgtgcaaaattaTTGTATGGCAGGTTGTGTTGCATACCCATGCTGACATTGACTTTAGCACTGGTGGCAGCTAAGCTGACATCATTAGCCATGGACACATTGATGCAGTAAACACCGGAGTCATTGAAAAAGTGACGCAACATGAGCTGACACTCCTTAGATGGCTCCACCATGTTGCACACTGTGTGAATTGGCTTCAAGCACTCTGCATCCAGGATCACACTGCACACCTCTTTTGGAAAGCTGGTGAAAGAATACATCCAGTTCATTACTGCACTTCTGTTATACATTACCTGAAAATAGCGAATGgccatttttgcagtgttagtgttagtgacCTATATATTGTCACATGGTTTGTATGAGGTTGGGTATCATTTGAGAGGGTTCCAGTGTGTACAGTATAGTGCACTCACCTTCCCTGGCAGGTTACAGTGA is part of the Myripristis murdjan chromosome 7, fMyrMur1.1, whole genome shotgun sequence genome and harbors:
- the LOC115361935 gene encoding tubulin alpha-1B chain-like gives rise to the protein MRECISIHVGQAGVQIGNACWELYCLEHGIQPDGQMPSDKTLGGGDDSFNTFFSETGAGKHVPRAVFVDLEPTVIDEVRTGTYRQLFHPEQLITGKEDAANNYARGHYTIGKEIIDLVLDRIRKLADQCTGLQGFLVFHSFGGGTGSGFTSLLMERLSVDYGKKSKLEFSIYPAPQVSTAVVEPYNSILTTHTTLEHSDCAFMVDNEAIYDICRRNLDIERPTYTNLNRLISQIVSSITASLRFDGALNVDLTEFQTNLVPYPRIHFPLATYAPVISAEKAYHEQLSVAEITNACFEPANQMVKCDPRHGKYMACCLLFRGDVVPKDVNAAIATIKTKRTIQFVDWCPTGFKVGINYQPPTVVPGGDLAKVQRAVCMLSNTTAIAEAWARLDHKFDLMYAKRAFVHWYVGEGMEEGEFSEAREDMAALEKDYEEVGVDSIEGEGEEEGEEY